From the Methanobacterium alcaliphilum genome, the window GGCATAAGAACCGTTTTTAATATATTAGGTCCACTAACTTCTCCGGTGGGTGCTGAAATTCAACTGGTCGGTGTTTTTGATTCAAGATACGTGAAATTAATTGCAGAGGTACTGAATAATATAGGTGTCAAAAGGGCAATGGTGGTCCATGGAATGGATGTAGGGGAAAATTTGGGAATGGATGAAATATCTAATGTAGGTCCTACTTTGATTGCTTTTGTTAAAGATGGAAATATTGATATTAAAAAATTAAATCCTGAAGATTTTGGAGTTAAAAAAACAGAAATGGAATATATAAAGGCACCAGATACACTAAAAGAAAACTTAAAAATATTCTTATCAGTTCTCAGGGGTAAAAATGAATCTAAGGAAGATAGGGCAAGATTGGATATTGCTTTAGCCAATGCAGGAGCAATTATCTACTTGAGTGGAAAAGCAGATAACTTAATTCAAGGAACAGAAATTGCTAGAGAAACCGTCTTTTCTGGTCGTGCTATTGAAAAATTATTGGACTTTGCAGAAAGTAGCAAACAATGAATTAATAACTTCCGAATCCCTAATTTTTTTAAAATATTGGCTAAA encodes:
- the trpD gene encoding anthranilate phosphoribosyltransferase, with the translated sequence MIECFKKTVSKKDLTETEAYNCMEKMISGKASDIHIAAFLASLATKGETASEITGFVKAMRDACTPVNLSHDLNLVDTCGTGGDTLKTFNVSTAAAIIAAASGVYIGKHGNRAVTSSCGGADILEAAGVKINLDSEKVAKNIIETGIGFMFAPNFHPATKNVMPVRQKLGIRTVFNILGPLTSPVGAEIQLVGVFDSRYVKLIAEVLNNIGVKRAMVVHGMDVGENLGMDEISNVGPTLIAFVKDGNIDIKKLNPEDFGVKKTEMEYIKAPDTLKENLKIFLSVLRGKNESKEDRARLDIALANAGAIIYLSGKADNLIQGTEIARETVFSGRAIEKLLDFAESSKQ